The DNA region CCGAATTCTTGAAGCCATTGACCTTAGCGACCCGCAAGGTACCAGAAACCGCGCGATGCTAGAGACACTCTACGCGTCAGGACTACGCGTCAGCGAATTAGTGAATTTGAAGCTTTCGGGGATCTATCCCGATGAAGGGTTTCTCAGAGTGATTGGAAAAGGAAACAAGGAAAGACTTGTACCTATTGGCAAAGAGGCACTAAAGTTCATCGCCATTTACCGCGACGAAGTCCGCAACCACATTGAGATTGTGAAAGCTCACTCTGACACGCTCTTCCTAAATAGGCGTGGATCAGGACTGAGCAGAGTCAGTGTTTTCACTATCGTTAAAGATTCAGCATTGAAAGCTGGAATCGATAAAAACATCAGTCCACACACCTTTCGTCACAGTTTCGCGACTCATCTCGTAGAAAATGGAGCGGACTTAAGAGCCGTTCAAGAAATGCTTGGGCACGAGAGCATCACTACTACTGAGATATACACCCACTTAGATCGGACTTATTTGCGCGATACCGTCCTGCTTTATCACCCCCGAAATAACTGAATGGGATGCCTACGGTATTCATAAATCATCGCTACAAGTAACAACACGTACTCAACTAGTAACCATTCGTATTTAGGCTCCAATTCACCAAGATAATGAGAGTAGGAAAAGAATGCTGTAAATGACCAAATTAAGATGGCCTTACGATCAGTTAAGAGTGATAAATAAACTACCGGAATGATGTACCATGGATGAACCGTACTTGAGAAAAGTAGGAAAATCAGATAGACCAACAAGGCTTTCTCTTTCAATTTAGCCTGACTGAATCCGACTGCGAGCATTAAAATGGCACTGGCGACACCTAGAGCGGGGCCAAGTATGGAAACTGGATTGTACCCAAGAATAGCTCCCCCTATTTCTGAGAAGGTATAGTAGATGGAAGCATTAAACTCAAAACTCCTGAAGAATAAGTCAATTCCTGAGAAGGACCTGATCACACCACCCACAAAAGGAACAAATCCAATAGTGACTACCAATACGGTAAGACCGACAATCTGCCA from Cryomorphaceae bacterium 1068 includes:
- the xerD gene encoding site-specific tyrosine recombinase XerD, producing MDWYSLSKGFEAYLRLEKGLSKNSIEAYNHDVARLRDYFTEDRTVNALSVGYPELVEFVHHSAKITPNPRSRARLISGVKAFFRYLIMEDLREDNPAELLETPRLPQKLPDTLSREEINRILEAIDLSDPQGTRNRAMLETLYASGLRVSELVNLKLSGIYPDEGFLRVIGKGNKERLVPIGKEALKFIAIYRDEVRNHIEIVKAHSDTLFLNRRGSGLSRVSVFTIVKDSALKAGIDKNISPHTFRHSFATHLVENGADLRAVQEMLGHESITTTEIYTHLDRTYLRDTVLLYHPRNN